In Natrinema amylolyticum, the following are encoded in one genomic region:
- a CDS encoding DUF2270 domain-containing protein: MDDSDEPGENRPIDGTGSDRPLEEGGRGEREHRDGPLDREDQEIGATVANDTDSLLGVLPHFYRGEVSQANSAQDRIDRTTDWSITLLAALLSLVFSSRSMPAFLLLIGMFVLSIFLFYEVRRYRFYDHWRARVRFVQENVFANALEPTGVEHPAWREELSDDLRHPTFKVSVREALSRRIRRVYGLLFAVAGIGWTFKVTMFTPEQRWTEAAELPGLHGALVAVLLGLFFAGVIAIGLWPGGREAKGEIHGVEPGDWKNE, translated from the coding sequence ATGGACGACAGCGACGAACCCGGCGAGAACCGGCCGATCGACGGCACTGGCAGCGACCGGCCGCTCGAGGAGGGCGGTCGGGGCGAACGGGAGCACAGGGACGGACCGCTCGACCGCGAGGATCAGGAGATCGGTGCGACGGTCGCTAACGACACGGACTCCCTGCTCGGCGTGCTCCCGCACTTCTACCGCGGCGAGGTCAGCCAGGCCAACAGCGCGCAGGATCGGATCGACCGGACGACCGACTGGTCGATCACGCTGCTCGCAGCGCTGCTATCGCTCGTCTTCTCGAGCCGGAGCATGCCCGCCTTCCTGCTCCTGATCGGGATGTTCGTCCTGTCGATCTTCCTGTTTTACGAGGTGCGCCGCTACCGGTTCTACGACCACTGGCGCGCCCGCGTCCGCTTCGTACAGGAGAACGTGTTCGCGAACGCGCTCGAACCGACCGGCGTCGAACACCCCGCCTGGCGCGAGGAACTGAGCGACGACCTCCGACATCCGACGTTCAAAGTCTCGGTTCGAGAAGCGCTCTCACGGCGAATCCGTCGGGTTTACGGGCTCCTCTTTGCGGTGGCCGGAATCGGCTGGACGTTCAAGGTCACGATGTTTACCCCGGAACAGCGGTGGACCGAAGCCGCCGAACTGCCGGGACTCCACGGCGCGCTCGTGGCGGTGCTCCTCGGACTCTTCTTCGCCGGTGTGATCGCGATCGGACTGTGGCCGGGCGGACGGGAAGCGAAAGGAGAAATCCACGGGGTCGAGCCGGGTGACTGGAAAAACGAGTGA